ATGGTGTTCCTGCTGCTGTGGGGCATGCCGTTCCTGGTCGAGGCGCAGGGCCTGAGCCGGGCCACCGCGGGTGAGCTGCTGACCCTGGTCGTGCTGTCCAACATGGCGATCGGCCTGGTCTACGGCCAGATCGTGGCCCGGCACCACGGGGCGCGGCTGCCGCTCGCGCTCGGCACGATCGCGGCGACGGCGCTGCTGTGGGCGACCACGCTGGCCTGGCCCGGCGCGCGGGCGCCGATGTGGCTGCTGGTCGCGCTGTGCGCGGTGCTCGGCGCCTGCGGGCCCGCCTCCATGATCGGCTTCGATTTCGCCCGCCCGGCGAACCCGCCGGAGCGCCAGGGCACGGCGTCCGGCATCACCAACATGGGCGGGTTCGTCGCCTCGATGACGACCCTGTTCGCGGTCGGGGTGCTGCTGGACGCCACCGGGGACGACTACACCGTCGCCTTCTCCTCCGTCTTCCTGCTCCAGGCCCTCGGTGTCGGCCAGATCCTGCGGCTGCGCGGGCGGGCGGCGCGCCGGGAGCGGGAGCGGCTGGTGACGAGCCGGGTGGAGGCGGTGCACGTGCCGGCGTGAACCGGCAGCGTCAGCGCGCCACCGGGACCAGCGTGAGGTAGGCCAGGCCCAGCACCCCGCGGTAGTGCATCCACCGGGAGCGGTGCCGGTCGGCCCGCTCGCGGGTCCCGGCCGCCAGCGGATGTCCCGGATTGCGGGCCAGCCACACCTCCACGTCCGCCTGGTACGCCGACTCGAACTCCTCCCACTCCTCCGTGCTCGCCGTCTCCGTCCACTCCGGACGGAACCCCGCCTCGACGGCCAGATCGAGCAGCGTCGCCAGGTCGGTGTGGTCGGCGGCGGTGGCGTGCGGCCACATCCCCGCGAGTTCGCCGGGCGCCGGGGTCCGCTGCCAGAATCCCTCGCCGAGCAGCACCCGCCCGTCGTCGGTGACCAGGCCGCGCAGGGCGCGCAGGGCCCGCGGCAGGTGCTCGGGCGGCTCCACGGTGGTCAGGGCCTGGCTGGAGCCGACGCACAGCACCAGATCGGCGGGCCCGCGCCCGGTGTCCACGGCGGTCTCCTCGGCGAACGTCACCCGCTCGGCGAGCCCCCGTTCGCGCGCGGCGCGGCGGGCCCGGGCGAGGTCGTCACCGTCGAGGTCGACACCGGTGCCGGTGGCCCCGGGGACGGCGGCGAGGACGCGCAGCAGCAGCTCGGCCCAGCCGCAGCCGACGTCCAGGACGCTCGCCGGAGCGTTCGCGGCCAGCCGCCGTACGAGCGCGTCCGCCCGCCGCTCGGAGAGGGGGCCGTGGAAGACGAGCCGGGTCAGCCGTGGCGGACCCGCCACCGGGGGGACGGGGACCGCGGGGGAGGACGCCGCACCGGGCGAGGACGTATCGGGCGAGGGGGTATCGGGCATGGCCCGGACGCTACGGTGCGCGGACGGCGACCGGTAGCGGATATCCGCCCGGCGGCACCGCGCACCCGCGCTACGGCGTCACCGCGAAGTGCCGCAGGATGGCCGCGGTCAGGTCCGGGTCCCCCTCCTGCTTCACCCGGTCCCCGGCCGCCGTCGGACTCACCCGGCCGCAGGCCAGCCGCACGTACGTCTCCCAGTCGAGGCTGAGGGTGGCCGCGGGGCCCAGCGCGGGGACCGTCTCCAGGGTGCCGCGGCCCTGGATGTCGACGCGGACGGTGCGCAGGAACTCCACGGGCCCGTGCACGTCGAAGACGACCGCCGAGCTGCGCGGCGCCTGCGCCTTCACCGCGACCACGTCCGGCAGCGCGTCGAGCAGCACGTCGCGGGCGACGTGGGCGCCCGGCGAGTCCAGGTTGCCGGGGCGGCCGAGGGCGGTGCGCAGGTCCTGCTCGTGCACCCACACGTCGAACGCGTGCCGGCGCATCGACTCCTCCAGCGTCAGCTCCGTGCCGAGCGGGCCGCGCACCTTGGTCCCCGGATCGCGGGATTCGTTGCGCAGTTGCCGGTTGCGGCGGATGACCATGTATTCCAGCTCGGCGGTCATCTCCGGCGCCGTGTGGTGGCGGCGGACGTCGACCTGCATCTCCATGTACCGCTGGTGGTCGGTGGTCACGTGGAACAGGTCGCGCGGGAGGGTGTGGATGGGCCGCGGGTCGCCCAGCATCTCGGAGTCCAGGCCGATGACGTGGGACACGACGTCGCGCACCGACCAGGCCGGGCAGGGCGTGCGCCGGTTCCAGTCGGCCTCCACCAGGTGCTGCACCAGCTCGGATATCGCTTCGATGGAGTGGGTCCAGGCGTCGGCGTAGGGCTGGAGGGTGGGATGCAGACTCACGGAACGGGACCCCTCGGCGGTCGGTACACGGGCAGGTGGTGGCGGCGTTGCCAGTGGAAGGCGGTGGCTGACGGCGGGTGTCTTGCCCGCTAAGTTACGCTGCTGGAAGGCACCCCGGCAGGCCTTTCGTGTGACGATCGTAGGCCGGAGTGGATACCGGTGTGGACGCTCGTGCGGACGGCTCGATGGCCAGGACGGTGGTACTGTGCGCGCCTCTCTGATTCAGATCGCCGTGGACGAGGGCGAACCGGTCGAAACCCGGCGACGCCGGGTCTCCTCCCTGGTCCGTGAGCAGGCGGGGGCCGACCTGGTCGTCCTGCCGGAGCTCTGGACCACCGGGGCGTTCGCCTACGAGGATTTCGGCCGCGAGGCCGAGCCGCTGGACGGCCCGACGCACGAGGCGATGGCCAAGGCGGCGAGCGACACGGGCGTCTGGCTGCACGCGGGCTCCATCCCCGAACGGGACCCGGACGGCACCCTCTACAACACCTCCCTGGTCTTCTCCCCGGCCGGAGAACTGGCCGCCGCCTACCGCAAGATCCACCGGTTCGGCTTCGACGAGGGCGAGGCCGTGCTGATGGGCGCGGGACGGCACCCGGTGACGGTCCGTCTGCCCGGGACGACCCTGGGCGTGGCCACCTGCTACGACCTCCGTTTCCCCGAACTCTTCCGCCGGCTCGTGGACGCCGGCGCCGAGACCCTGGTCGTCCCCGCGGGCTGGCCGGAACGCCGCCGCTCCCACTGGACGCTCCTCGCCCGGGCCCGGGCGGTGGAGAACCAGGCCTTCGTCCTCGCCTGCGGAACGGCCGGGACCCACGCCGGAGTTCCCCAGGCCGGTCACTCGATCGTGGTCGATCCCTGGGGTGAGGTGCTGGCCGAGGCGGGCCCCGGCGAGCAGGTGCTCACCGTGGACTTCGACCCCGGCCGGGTCGCCGTGACCCGGGATCAGTTCCCCGCGCTGAAGGACCGGGTGCTGGGCCTGGAGCCGCCGCGCCGCTGACCGCCCGCCGCCCGGGAGGGCCCCCGTCAGTCCTCCTCGCCCTCCCGCTCCGCCAGGTGGATGACGCACACCGCCACCGCGATCAGCAGCGCCGGATCCGCGTCCTCGCGGACCACGTCGACGCCGTAGGTCTCCCGCAGGTGCAGCCGGCGGCGCGAGACGACGGCGAGGAGCTCCCCGTCGTACTCGACGGCGAACTCCCGGTCCAGGATCCTGCCGCTGACGTCCAGTGCGGTGCCGTCGACCAGCGTCACCCGGTAGTGGTTGCGCAGCAGCGACAGCCGTTTGCGGCGGATGCTCGCCAGGGCTTCGCCGTCCCGCTCGATGAGCAGGGTGTCCCGCAGGGCGAGCATCTTCTCCCGGATGTCGATGAGCACCCGCCCCTCGGCATCCTTCAGCTCGAAGGTGTCCCGCAGCCGCATGGCCTTGCCGTCGACGAGGAACGCCTTGTCGCCGTGCTCGTCCTCGATCCAGTAGTCGTCGCCGAAGCCCAGCAGCCGGTCGCGCACGAGGTATCTCATGTCACCAGCGCTTCCCCGGCGGCCGTCCCGAAACGCCGCCGGTAGGCCGACGGGCTGAGCCCGGTCTCCCGGCGCAGCCGCGCCCGCAGGTTCGCCGCGGTGCCCAGGCCGCTGCGCGCGGCCACCACGTCCAGCCGTTCCTCCCCCCGCTCGATCAGCCGGCAGGCCAGCGCCACCCGCTCGCCCGTCAGCCACGCCAGCGGGGTGGTGCCGAGCTGGGCGCGGAACCGGCGGTGCAGGGTCGCCGGGGAGACCGCCGCGC
Above is a genomic segment from Streptomyces glaucescens containing:
- a CDS encoding SAM-dependent methyltransferase; translation: MPDTPSPDTSSPGAASSPAVPVPPVAGPPRLTRLVFHGPLSERRADALVRRLAANAPASVLDVGCGWAELLLRVLAAVPGATGTGVDLDGDDLARARRAARERGLAERVTFAEETAVDTGRGPADLVLCVGSSQALTTVEPPEHLPRALRALRGLVTDDGRVLLGEGFWQRTPAPGELAGMWPHATAADHTDLATLLDLAVEAGFRPEWTETASTEEWEEFESAYQADVEVWLARNPGHPLAAGTRERADRHRSRWMHYRGVLGLAYLTLVPVAR
- a CDS encoding maleylpyruvate isomerase family mycothiol-dependent enzyme — translated: MSLHPTLQPYADAWTHSIEAISELVQHLVEADWNRRTPCPAWSVRDVVSHVIGLDSEMLGDPRPIHTLPRDLFHVTTDHQRYMEMQVDVRRHHTAPEMTAELEYMVIRRNRQLRNESRDPGTKVRGPLGTELTLEESMRRHAFDVWVHEQDLRTALGRPGNLDSPGAHVARDVLLDALPDVVAVKAQAPRSSAVVFDVHGPVEFLRTVRVDIQGRGTLETVPALGPAATLSLDWETYVRLACGRVSPTAAGDRVKQEGDPDLTAAILRHFAVTP
- a CDS encoding carbon-nitrogen family hydrolase encodes the protein MRASLIQIAVDEGEPVETRRRRVSSLVREQAGADLVVLPELWTTGAFAYEDFGREAEPLDGPTHEAMAKAASDTGVWLHAGSIPERDPDGTLYNTSLVFSPAGELAAAYRKIHRFGFDEGEAVLMGAGRHPVTVRLPGTTLGVATCYDLRFPELFRRLVDAGAETLVVPAGWPERRRSHWTLLARARAVENQAFVLACGTAGTHAGVPQAGHSIVVDPWGEVLAEAGPGEQVLTVDFDPGRVAVTRDQFPALKDRVLGLEPPRR
- a CDS encoding LURP-one-related/scramblase family protein, whose product is MRYLVRDRLLGFGDDYWIEDEHGDKAFLVDGKAMRLRDTFELKDAEGRVLIDIREKMLALRDTLLIERDGEALASIRRKRLSLLRNHYRVTLVDGTALDVSGRILDREFAVEYDGELLAVVSRRRLHLRETYGVDVVREDADPALLIAVAVCVIHLAEREGEED